One segment of Panicum virgatum strain AP13 chromosome 1K, P.virgatum_v5, whole genome shotgun sequence DNA contains the following:
- the LOC120711502 gene encoding uncharacterized protein LOC120711502 codes for MRRKKHLDRGGGGGTELFICFTSRPSAASTASVAAAGAPSSLRPSSSSKLLSPGRGSAGAGAEAVPAPPLHPSLSRRLRNSGSLKGGQSPMFPSGSTGGGRRGRGGFEPAEPSSPKVTCIGQVRVKGGKRKPKHASAAALRSRSRRGGVGGGGSAEASFRRAGDDRDGPQGKNQGWVYQIPVNICEALKTFGSCGGRSLCSPSRPGGVGERGALSGDAHGGKKRRQRAPAGGSWLCGAAVARCLLAIQEEDDDEVGKGAAVVPAEEMRASDVGLVMEGWDVEEEEKAVMVGEVEVEKKDEILVVGKEEQGRVSVCIPPRNALLLMRCRSDPVRMAALATRFWGSPAAATVEQVGDDLAGGVDNDEEGGGEDEAEAEPEECKDEARHSAVSVKDVNCDDSGGGDIGGGEAGEIDQAQAETEESSKRGDLVEEEKDVSCRVEVEETQIVRKDAALEVSSGEDTAVENQGLSMVELVVGKGEEDAPALEKVADEVKGRRSISSYSPSAGLKEDRNRLRRLSSRRRVSTSSRASSASDRVGRRHSFSAETEARRSSFSSLKDSRRASFSIDRDGRRWSFSIEQEHLVAEPKVLMASRKGNKTSSEQESEKDCAVAVAPNSAEEGQESYDDGKEEETTKNGEEGETQGVEMNQEVQKVETRAEDGEAGPVVQRRKKSGELPDCLLLMMYEPKLSMEVSKETWVCSTDFVHWKSCQGKNNRNGHPQKASASGNDAAIATGEPGDKENAEGSTVVNVSQECKDPSKVNLAAAPKPPPVAQKTPLKPGTTEQKMKLELPLVTNAAAYAPFVLKRCKSEPMRSSARLAPDACFWKDRHRPLNATGVGF; via the coding sequence atgcGCCGCAAGAAGCACCTggaccggggcggcggcggcggcacggagcTCTTCATCTGCTTCACCTCCCGCCCCTCCGCAGCCTCCACCgcatccgtcgccgccgccggcgcgccgtccTCCCTCCGCCCCTCCAGCTCCTCCAAGCTCCTCAGCCCCGGCCgtggcagcgccggcgccggagcagaGGCCGTGCCAGCCCCGCCACTGCACCCATCGCTCAGCCGCCGCCTGCGCAACAGCGGGAGCCTGAAGGGCGGCCAGTCGCCCATGTTCCCGTCGGGGTCCACaggcggaggccgccgcggccggggtgGGTTCGAGCCCGCCGAGCCGTCCTCTCCCAAGGTCACCTGCATCGGCCAGGTCCGCGTCAAGGGAGGCAAGCGCAAGCCCAAGcacgcctccgccgcggcgctgcGCTCCCGCTCCAGGCgcggcggggtcggcggcggcggaagcgcggAGGCCAGcttccgccgcgccggcgacgacCGGGACGGCCCCCAGGGTAAGAACCAGGGCTGGGTGTACCAGATCCCGGTCAACATCTGCGAGGCGCTCAAGACATTCGGCTCCTGCGGCGGCCGCTCGCTCTGCTCGCCGtcacggccgggtggcgtcgGCGAGCGGGGCGCGCTCTCCGGCGACGCACACGGTGGCAAgaagcggcggcagcgcgcgccgGCTGGGGGCAGCTGGCTGTGCGGCGCTGCCGTGGCGAGGTGCCTCTTGGCTAtccaggaggaggacgacgacgaggtcggCAAGGGAGCCGCCGTTGTGCCGGCTGAGGAGATGAGGGCGTCGGACGTGGGGCTCGTCATGGAAGGGTGGGatgtcgaggaggaggagaaggccgtGATGGtgggggaggtggaggtggagaagaAAGATGAGATCTTGGTGGTGGGGAAGGAGGAACAAGGGAGGGTCAGCGTCTGCATCCCCCCGAGGAACGCGCTGCTGCTAATGCGCTGCCGTTCAGACCCGGTCCGTATGGCTGCTCTTGCTACCCGCTTCTGGGGGTCTCCAGCAGCAGCCACCGTGGAGCAGGTGGGTGATGATTTGGCTGGTGGCGTCGACAACgatgaggaaggaggaggggaagATGAGGCTGAGGCTGAACCAGAGGAGTGCAAAGATGAAGCTCGTCATTCAGCTGTCTCTGTCAAAGATGTGAATTGCGACGACTCTGGTGGTGGTGACATTGGTGGTGGTGAAGCAGGGGAGATAGATCAAGCACAGGCAGAAACTGAAGAGAGCTCTAAACGTGGAGATCTTGTTGAAGAAGAGAAGGATGTATCCTGCAGAGTAGAGGTAGAGGAAACACAAATTGTTCGGAAAGATGCTGCTTTGGAGGTTTCGTCGGGAGAAGACACTGCAGTGGAAAACCAAGGGCTGAGCatggtggagctggtggtggGTAAGGGGGAGGAAGACGCACCAGCACTAGAAAAAGTTGCAGACGAGGTGAAGGGGAGGAGGTCAATCAGCAGCTATTCTCCCTCGGCAGGCCTGAAGGAGGACCGCAACAGATTGAGACGGTTGAGTAGCAGGAGGCGTGTCAGTACTAGCAGCAGGGCCTCATCGGCTAGCGATAGGGTTGGCAGGCGGCACAGCTTTTCAGCTGAGACGGAGGCACGGCGGTCTAGCTTCTCGAGCTTGAAGGATTCAAGGAGGGCTAGTTTCTCCATTGACAGAGATGGCCGGAGGTGGAGCTTCTCAATTGAACAGGAGCATCTTGTTGCGGAGCCGAAGGTGCTGATGGCGTCGAGGAAGGGTAACAAAACTTCATCTGAGCAAGAGTCGGAGAAAGAttgtgctgttgctgttgctccAAACAGTGCTGAGGAAGGCCAAGAATCCTACGATGATGGAAAGGAAGAAGAAACTACCAAGaatggagaggaaggagagacgCAAGGCGTGGAAATGAACCAGGAAGTTCAGAAAGTAGAAACCAGAGCTGAAGATGGTGAGGCAGGACCTGTGGTACAGAGGCGGAAGAAGAGCGGTGAATTGCCAGATTGCCTCCTCCTGATGATGTATGAACCAAAGCTCTCCATGGAGGTCTCCAAGGAGACATGGGTCTGCAGCACTGATTTCGTTCATTGGAAGTCTTGCCAGGGCAAGAATAACCGTAATGGTCACCCACAAAAGGCTTCTGCTAGTGGAAATGATGCAGCTATTGCTACAGGGGAGCCTGGAGATAAGGAGAATGCTGAAGGCAGCACTGTTGTGAACGTTTCACAAGAGTGCAAAGATCCATCAAAGGTGAACTTGGCTGCAGCGCCTAAGCCACCTCCAGTTGCTCAGAAGACACCACTAAAACCAGGTACAACTGAACAGAAGATGAAGCTAGAGCTGCCGCTCGTCACCAATGCGGCAGCCTATGCCCCATTTGTTCTGAAACGATGCAAATCAGAGCCGATGCGGTCATCGGCACGTCTGGCTCCCGATGCCTGCTTCTGGAAGGACCGCCATCGGCCCCTCAATGCCACAGGAGTTGGATTCTGA